One Cellulomonas soli DNA window includes the following coding sequences:
- a CDS encoding PHP domain-containing protein, with amino-acid sequence MSTPDGTAVGPARPARPSLTGDHHVHSTFSDDAVSAPVENLEAAARAGLRTVRMVDHVRVSTTYVPSFLAVVRGLPPVDGLTVLTGVEAKILDASGAVDAPPEVLAALGRPDGPDRVLLADHQLPGPDGPWSPRTTRERMAAGLAASDVLDLLVTATVRAMHRVGRAQVAHPFSLLPKIGLSEDDVSDEHLDALAAAAVATGTPVEVNEKWRCPGPRARTRWAAAGVELVASTDAHHAGDVGTYRWLGALDA; translated from the coding sequence ATGAGCACCCCGGACGGCACCGCGGTCGGCCCGGCCCGGCCCGCACGCCCCTCCCTCACCGGGGACCACCACGTGCACTCGACGTTCTCCGACGACGCCGTCAGCGCGCCCGTCGAGAACCTCGAGGCCGCCGCGCGCGCCGGGCTGCGCACGGTGCGCATGGTCGACCACGTGCGCGTCTCGACCACCTACGTGCCCTCGTTCCTCGCCGTCGTGCGCGGCCTGCCGCCCGTCGACGGCCTCACCGTGCTCACCGGGGTCGAGGCCAAGATCCTCGACGCCTCCGGCGCGGTCGACGCCCCGCCGGAGGTCCTCGCCGCGCTCGGCCGACCCGACGGGCCCGACCGGGTGCTGCTCGCCGACCACCAGCTGCCCGGACCCGACGGGCCGTGGAGCCCGCGCACGACCCGCGAGCGCATGGCCGCCGGGCTGGCCGCGAGCGACGTGCTCGACCTGCTCGTCACCGCGACCGTCCGCGCGATGCACCGCGTCGGCCGCGCGCAGGTCGCGCACCCGTTCTCCCTGCTGCCCAAGATCGGCCTGTCCGAGGACGACGTCAGCGACGAGCACCTCGACGCGCTGGCCGCCGCCGCCGTCGCGACGGGGACACCCGTCGAGGTCAACGAGAAGTGGCGCTGCCCGGGCCCGCGCGCCCGGACCCGCTGGGCCGCGGCCGGAGTCGAGCTCGTGGCCTCCACCGACGCCCACCACGCGGGCGACGTCGGCACGTACCGGTGGCTGGGCGCCCTGGACGCATGA
- a CDS encoding ATP-grasp domain-containing protein — MTTTEPTRVLVTGAGGPAGVAIIRSLLRRDDVVVLAADMDRWASGIYLVEPEHRRLVPAGRAEDFVEVVQAMCRDDRVDVLFPTVDVELPRIAAARDAFATAGTVVASPSLATLETCLDKLALARACARTVRVPRTELVGTPQAVSGWDYPVIVKPRRGAGSRGVREVPDETTLDAVHAEEDLLVQELLPGEEYSVDVLADLDGNVVAAVPRARLRVDSGVAVAGVTLHDDELVATATAVARAVGLTTVANVQLKRDADGVPALLEVNPRFPGAMPLTIASGVDMPSLVLDAVLGRPLPAHVDFTETANVRYLEDVFLPVDAILPAR; from the coding sequence ATGACCACCACCGAACCGACACGGGTGCTCGTGACCGGGGCCGGTGGACCGGCCGGTGTCGCGATCATCCGCTCGCTGCTGCGTCGGGACGACGTCGTCGTGCTCGCCGCCGACATGGACCGCTGGGCCAGCGGCATCTACCTCGTCGAGCCGGAGCACCGGCGCCTGGTGCCGGCCGGACGGGCCGAGGACTTCGTCGAGGTCGTGCAGGCGATGTGCCGCGACGACCGTGTCGACGTGCTGTTCCCGACCGTCGACGTCGAGCTGCCCCGCATCGCCGCGGCCCGCGACGCGTTCGCCACCGCAGGCACGGTCGTCGCCTCGCCCTCGCTCGCCACGCTCGAGACCTGCCTGGACAAGCTCGCGCTCGCCCGCGCGTGCGCCCGGACCGTCCGCGTGCCGCGCACCGAGCTCGTCGGCACGCCGCAGGCCGTCAGCGGCTGGGACTACCCCGTGATCGTCAAGCCGCGGCGCGGCGCCGGGTCGCGCGGCGTGCGGGAGGTGCCCGACGAGACGACGCTGGACGCCGTGCACGCCGAGGAGGACCTGCTCGTGCAGGAGCTGCTGCCCGGCGAGGAGTACTCGGTCGACGTGCTCGCCGACCTCGACGGGAACGTCGTCGCGGCGGTACCCCGGGCCCGGCTGCGCGTCGACTCCGGGGTCGCCGTCGCCGGCGTCACCCTGCACGACGACGAGCTCGTCGCGACCGCCACCGCCGTCGCCCGGGCCGTCGGGCTCACGACGGTCGCGAACGTGCAGCTCAAGCGGGACGCCGACGGGGTGCCGGCGCTCCTCGAGGTCAACCCGCGGTTCCCCGGGGCGATGCCGCTGACGATCGCCTCGGGCGTCGACATGCCCTCGCTCGTGCTCGACGCCGTCCTCGGCCGGCCGCTGCCCGCGCACGTCGACTTCACCGAGACCGCCAACGTGCGCTACCTCGAGGACGTCTTCCTGCCCGTCGACGCGATCCTGCCCGCTCGATGA
- a CDS encoding response regulator: protein MTEQLRVLVVEDEPDAAEYVRTVLTRRGGMDVVVVHDPISALAEVDRTVFDAVVTDIQLPGMSGLDLLTELRARRPGLPVVVMTAFASVDYAVEALRRDADEFLTKPVAAATLVDRIGTVARAGRRRRQELHHEVVLAVGAHPDDVEIGIGATLASHHANGDAVVILTLSCGAVGGTVEARRGEALASAALVGARLFLHDHPDTRLGTDPGLITTVEQVVREVAPTIVYTHSAHDRHQDHRAVHQAVDVAARRVASVGCFQSPSSTIDFRPTRFVPVDDFVETKLAMLAAYASQAHRDYMAPDLVRATTRYWSRFSTSEHAEPLEMIRMAALPSTARAAQVGTTADDHDHSAPTGGR from the coding sequence GTGACCGAGCAGCTGCGGGTCCTCGTCGTCGAGGACGAGCCCGACGCGGCCGAGTACGTCCGCACGGTGCTCACCCGCCGTGGCGGCATGGACGTCGTCGTCGTGCACGACCCGATCTCCGCGCTCGCCGAGGTCGACCGCACCGTGTTCGACGCGGTCGTCACCGACATCCAGCTGCCCGGCATGTCCGGCCTCGACCTGCTCACCGAGCTGCGCGCCCGACGCCCCGGCCTCCCGGTCGTCGTCATGACCGCGTTCGCCAGCGTCGACTACGCCGTCGAGGCGCTGCGCCGCGACGCCGACGAGTTCCTCACCAAACCCGTCGCGGCCGCCACCCTCGTCGACCGCATCGGCACGGTCGCCCGCGCGGGCCGCCGCCGCCGGCAGGAACTCCATCACGAGGTCGTCCTCGCGGTCGGCGCGCACCCCGACGACGTCGAGATCGGGATCGGCGCCACCCTCGCCTCGCACCACGCCAACGGCGACGCCGTCGTCATCCTCACGCTCTCCTGCGGGGCGGTCGGCGGCACCGTCGAGGCCCGACGCGGCGAGGCGCTCGCCTCCGCCGCGCTCGTCGGCGCGCGCCTGTTCCTGCACGACCACCCCGACACCCGGCTCGGCACCGACCCCGGGCTCATCACGACGGTCGAGCAGGTCGTGCGCGAGGTGGCCCCCACGATCGTCTACACGCACAGCGCGCACGACCGGCACCAGGACCACCGCGCCGTGCACCAGGCCGTCGACGTCGCCGCCCGGCGGGTCGCGTCCGTCGGCTGCTTCCAGAGCCCGTCGTCCACGATCGACTTCCGGCCCACCCGGTTCGTCCCCGTCGACGACTTCGTGGAGACCAAGCTCGCCATGCTCGCCGCCTACGCCTCGCAGGCGCACCGCGACTACATGGCCCCCGACCTGGTCCGGGCGACCACGCGTTACTGGTCGCGGTTCTCCACGTCCGAGCACGCCGAACCGCTCGAGATGATCCGGATGGCCGCGCTGCCCAGCACCGCCCGGGCCGCCCAGGTCGGCACGACCGCCGACGACCACGACCACAGCGCACCCACGGGGGGACGATGA
- a CDS encoding LLM class flavin-dependent oxidoreductase — MQFGIFTVSDVTTDPTTGRTPDDTERVRNILTIARHADEAGLDVFATGEHHNPPFVASSPTTMLGYLAGVTKNITLSTATTLITTNDPVRIAEEYAMLQVISDGRMDLMLGRGNTGPVYPWFGQDIRQGLPLAVENYALVRRLWEEEVVDWSGKFRTPLQGFTSTPRPLDGVPPFVWHGSIRTPEIAEQAAFYGDGFLHNAIFWPMSHTKQMVRYYRQRYEHHGHGRADQAIVGLGGQVFIRKDAQKARDEFRPYFDNAPVYGHGPSMEDFTRETPLTVGSPQQVIDRYGKFREEVGDYQRQLFLIDHAGLPLKTVLEQIDLLAEEVVPVLRREAESARPAHVPANPPTHAERVAAARAAGQVHTQTVAAGDHWTGKTAEDDLEAAQAATPAARPGAAFGL; from the coding sequence ATGCAGTTCGGGATCTTCACCGTCAGCGACGTCACCACCGACCCCACGACCGGCCGCACCCCGGACGACACCGAGCGCGTCCGCAACATCCTCACGATCGCCCGGCACGCCGACGAGGCCGGCCTCGACGTCTTCGCGACCGGCGAGCACCACAACCCGCCGTTCGTCGCCTCGTCCCCCACGACGATGCTCGGCTACCTCGCGGGCGTGACGAAGAACATCACGCTGTCGACCGCGACCACCCTCATCACCACCAACGACCCGGTCCGCATCGCCGAGGAGTACGCGATGCTCCAGGTGATCAGCGACGGCCGCATGGACCTCATGCTCGGCCGCGGCAACACCGGCCCGGTCTACCCGTGGTTCGGGCAGGACATCCGCCAGGGCCTGCCGCTCGCCGTCGAGAACTACGCGCTGGTCCGCCGCCTCTGGGAGGAGGAGGTCGTCGACTGGTCCGGCAAGTTCCGCACCCCGCTGCAGGGCTTCACCTCGACCCCGCGCCCGCTCGACGGCGTCCCGCCGTTCGTCTGGCACGGCTCGATCCGCACCCCCGAGATCGCCGAGCAGGCCGCGTTCTACGGCGACGGGTTCCTGCACAACGCGATCTTCTGGCCCATGAGCCACACCAAGCAGATGGTCCGCTACTACCGCCAGCGGTACGAGCACCACGGGCACGGCCGCGCCGACCAGGCCATCGTCGGGCTCGGCGGGCAGGTGTTCATCCGCAAGGACGCGCAGAAGGCTCGCGACGAGTTCCGCCCCTACTTCGACAACGCACCCGTCTACGGGCACGGCCCCTCGATGGAGGACTTCACGCGCGAGACGCCGCTCACCGTCGGCTCGCCGCAGCAGGTCATCGACCGGTACGGGAAGTTCCGCGAGGAGGTCGGCGACTACCAGCGCCAGCTGTTCCTCATCGACCACGCCGGCCTGCCGCTCAAGACCGTGCTTGAGCAGATCGACCTGCTGGCCGAGGAGGTCGTGCCCGTGCTGCGCCGCGAGGCCGAGTCCGCCCGCCCCGCGCACGTGCCCGCCAACCCGCCCACGCACGCCGAGCGCGTGGCCGCCGCCCGCGCCGCCGGCCAGGTGCACACCCAGACCGTCGCCGCCGGCGACCACTGGACCGGCAAGACCGCCGAGGACGACCTGGAGGCCGCGCAGGCCGCCACCCCCGCCGCCCGCCCCGGCGCCGCGTTCGGCCTCTGA
- a CDS encoding CE1759 family FMN reductase: protein MSDRRLVVISAGLSQPSSTRLLADRLTEATAAELAARGHTAQVEVVELRDLAHAVVDATLTGFPTGALADAIAAITAADGIIAVTPIYTASYSGLFKSFVDILDKDALAGVPVLLGATGGTPRHSLAIDFALRPLFGYLHADVTGTSVFAATDDWADAGGDQTNPLPERIRRAGRELAETVADREPSAPVGLYDAVPSFEQLLGGA, encoded by the coding sequence ATGAGCGACCGCCGTCTCGTCGTCATCTCCGCCGGACTGTCCCAGCCCAGCTCCACCCGCCTGCTCGCCGACCGCCTCACCGAGGCCACCGCCGCCGAGCTCGCCGCCCGCGGGCACACCGCACAGGTCGAGGTCGTCGAGCTGCGCGACCTCGCGCACGCCGTCGTCGACGCCACGCTCACCGGGTTCCCCACCGGCGCGCTGGCCGACGCGATCGCCGCGATCACCGCCGCCGACGGCATCATCGCCGTCACGCCCATCTACACCGCGTCCTACTCCGGGCTCTTCAAGTCGTTCGTCGACATCCTCGACAAGGACGCCCTGGCCGGCGTGCCCGTGCTGCTCGGCGCGACCGGCGGCACGCCGCGGCACTCCCTCGCGATCGACTTCGCGCTGCGACCCCTGTTCGGCTACCTGCACGCCGACGTCACCGGCACCTCGGTGTTCGCCGCGACCGACGACTGGGCCGACGCGGGCGGCGACCAGACCAACCCGCTGCCCGAGCGCATCCGTCGGGCCGGGCGCGAGCTCGCCGAGACCGTCGCCGACCGGGAGCCCTCCGCGCCCGTCGGGCTCTACGACGCCGTCCCCTCGTTCGAGCAGCTGCTCGGGGGCGCCTGA